One Thiocapsa sp. genomic window carries:
- a CDS encoding addiction module antidote protein has product MKDRTHDEAMAELFREDAAFATQYLNDILADGDQADLLIALRQMSKAFGGVARIAEQAHLHPNQLYRTLSPEGNPELRSLTAILKALGLRLAVQPLHHA; this is encoded by the coding sequence ATGAAGGATAGAACCCATGATGAAGCCATGGCCGAGCTCTTCAGGGAGGATGCGGCCTTCGCGACCCAATATCTCAATGACATTCTCGCAGACGGAGATCAAGCCGACCTGTTGATTGCGCTGCGCCAGATGTCCAAGGCATTCGGCGGTGTTGCCCGGATTGCCGAGCAGGCCCATCTACACCCAAACCAGCTCTACCGCACGCTTTCGCCCGAAGGAAACCCCGAGCTCCGCAGCCTGACGGCGATCCTCAAGGCACTGGGCCTGCGCCTTGCCGTACAACCCCTCCATCACGCCTAA
- a CDS encoding type II toxin-antitoxin system RelE/ParE family toxin, producing MYEIRHYLTTDGQDVFFDWLKQVRDPIAKVQIIKRINRLELDNRGDHKFCRDGVWELRIHVGAGYRLYYALAGLRMVLLLCGGDKRSQDADIDRAVGYWRDWQQRPDNEG from the coding sequence ATGTACGAAATCCGCCACTATCTGACGACTGACGGCCAGGACGTGTTTTTTGACTGGCTCAAGCAGGTACGCGACCCGATTGCAAAAGTTCAGATCATTAAGCGCATCAACCGGTTGGAATTGGACAATCGCGGCGATCACAAATTCTGCCGCGATGGGGTATGGGAGCTGCGGATTCATGTCGGTGCTGGCTATCGCCTCTATTACGCACTGGCCGGGTTGCGCATGGTTCTCCTACTGTGCGGTGGCGACAAACGCTCTCAGGATGCCGACATTGATCGAGCGGTAGGGTACTGGCGAGACTGGCAACAGAGGCCCGACAATGAAGGATAG
- the ltrA gene encoding group II intron reverse transcriptase/maturase: MSLITPETIRTLQRKLYAKAKQEPAYRFYALYDKVYREDILRHAWNLVRSNAGSPGIDGVSFAAIEQGEGVEGFLQEIAQELREKSYRAQPVRRVMIPKGDGRERPLGIPTIRDRVVQMAVKLVIEPIFEADFTPHSYGFRPKRSAHDAIDDIANALWAGHTHVIDADLSSYFDTIPHANLMAVVAERIVDGRLLALLKQWLKAPVIGVDDQGKRRTVGGGKANRVGTPQGGVISPLLSNLYLHLLDRIWDRHRLKDELGAHIVRYADDFVVLCKQGVEEPLNVVRHVMDRLGLTLNETKTHVVDAKETGFDFLGFTLQMSRGANTGKWYPNVRPSDKAVGKITAKVTELTRRELTCIPLDDVVGSVNRSLRGWANYFHFRNSSLAMSKVRNHAEQRLRIHLRKRHKVKTWGAGYAKFPSHDLYDRHGLHPLPKGPGWKTAHALV, translated from the coding sequence ATGTCGCTAATCACCCCGGAGACGATCAGGACACTTCAGAGGAAGCTCTACGCTAAGGCCAAGCAAGAACCGGCCTACCGCTTCTACGCGCTCTATGACAAGGTGTACCGGGAGGACATCCTCCGTCACGCCTGGAATCTTGTCCGGTCAAACGCAGGCAGCCCCGGGATTGACGGGGTCAGCTTCGCGGCCATTGAGCAAGGCGAAGGGGTAGAGGGGTTTCTGCAGGAGATCGCACAGGAACTGCGCGAGAAAAGCTACCGCGCCCAACCGGTACGGCGTGTGATGATCCCCAAAGGGGATGGCCGCGAACGGCCGCTGGGGATACCCACCATCCGCGACCGCGTGGTGCAAATGGCCGTCAAGCTGGTGATCGAGCCGATTTTCGAGGCGGACTTTACGCCGCACTCCTATGGGTTTCGACCCAAACGCTCGGCGCACGATGCCATCGACGATATTGCCAACGCACTCTGGGCCGGACACACTCATGTCATTGATGCCGATCTGTCGAGCTACTTCGACACGATCCCCCACGCTAACCTCATGGCGGTGGTGGCCGAACGCATTGTCGACGGACGCCTCCTGGCGCTTCTGAAGCAATGGCTGAAGGCACCCGTCATCGGCGTGGACGATCAAGGAAAACGCAGGACGGTCGGTGGAGGAAAAGCCAACCGGGTTGGCACGCCGCAAGGTGGTGTCATCTCCCCGCTGTTGTCGAATCTCTACCTGCATCTGCTCGATCGCATCTGGGACCGGCATCGGCTGAAAGACGAGCTGGGGGCACACATCGTCCGCTATGCGGACGACTTTGTCGTGCTCTGTAAGCAGGGTGTGGAAGAACCGCTGAACGTGGTGCGCCACGTCATGGATCGACTGGGTTTGACGCTCAATGAGACCAAGACCCACGTGGTGGACGCCAAGGAGACGGGCTTTGACTTTCTGGGTTTTACGCTCCAGATGAGTCGAGGCGCCAACACCGGCAAATGGTACCCAAACGTACGTCCGTCGGACAAAGCTGTGGGTAAAATCACGGCGAAAGTGACGGAACTAACGCGACGGGAGTTGACCTGCATCCCGCTGGATGATGTGGTTGGAAGCGTGAACCGCAGCCTTCGCGGCTGGGCGAACTATTTCCATTTCCGCAATTCCAGTCTGGCGATGAGTAAGGTTAGGAACCACGCCGAACAGCGGCTGCGAATCCACTTGCGCAAGCGACACAAGGTCAAGACCTGGGGTGCGGGTTACGCCAAATTCCCGTCTCACGACCTCTATGACCGCCATGGACTGCACCCACTCCCGAAAGGACCCGGCTGGAAGACGGCGCATGCCTTGGTGTGA
- a CDS encoding trypsin-like peptidase domain-containing protein: MARRDSGALIRWILVTAGLLSAAGCGQSMAPNPGAAMMPGQVAAFPSMAPVLRKVTPAVVTITSVSDVADARHAVLDAPDLRRFLDRSGVAVPEGPRTLRRQRAGSGVIWDGPRGLVLTNAHLARGADRILVTLQDGQAHAAEVVGMAADADIAVLRIVPVEAPRLRLGTSERLEVGDFVMVVGNPFGIGQSVTSGIVSAVGRVHREAAGLGPLIQTDASINPGNSGGPLINMAGEVIGITTALVGPDTGNVGIGFAVPIERAEQAVREILQRP; the protein is encoded by the coding sequence ATGGCGCGTCGCGATAGTGGCGCCCTGATCCGCTGGATCTTGGTCACGGCCGGCCTGTTGTCGGCGGCGGGCTGTGGTCAGTCGATGGCCCCGAATCCGGGGGCGGCGATGATGCCGGGGCAAGTGGCGGCTTTTCCCTCGATGGCCCCGGTGCTGCGCAAGGTGACGCCGGCCGTCGTGACGATTACGTCGGTCTCGGATGTCGCCGATGCGCGGCATGCCGTTTTGGACGCCCCGGATCTGCGCCGCTTTTTGGATCGATCCGGGGTTGCGGTGCCCGAGGGCCCGCGGACACTGCGTCGGCAGCGGGCCGGATCCGGCGTGATCTGGGACGGACCGCGTGGTCTGGTCCTGACCAATGCCCATTTGGCGCGCGGTGCGGACCGGATCCTGGTGACCCTTCAGGATGGTCAAGCGCATGCGGCCGAGGTGGTGGGGATGGCTGCGGACGCCGACATCGCCGTGCTGCGGATCGTCCCGGTCGAGGCGCCGCGGCTGCGTCTCGGAACGTCCGAACGGCTCGAGGTCGGCGACTTCGTGATGGTCGTCGGCAACCCCTTCGGGATCGGTCAGAGCGTGACATCCGGCATCGTCAGCGCCGTCGGTCGTGTCCACCGCGAGGCGGCCGGGTTGGGACCCTTGATCCAAACCGACGCCTCGATCAATCCGGGTAACTCCGGCGGCCCGCTGATCAACATGGCGGGCGAGGTGATCGGCATCACCACCGCACTCGTCGGCCCCGACACAGGCAATGTCGGCATTGGCTTCGCCGTCCCCATCGAACGCGCCGAGCAAGCCGTGCGCGAGATCCTGCAGCGTCCTTGA
- a CDS encoding CpsB/CapC family capsule biosynthesis tyrosine phosphatase produces MIDVHCHLLPGIDDGSSSLRMSLEMARIALEDGITDTVCTPHIYPGVFPNERGDICRRVGELSGHLSEAGMALRITHGADIQIVPELVQGLRSGRMASINDSRYFLFEPPHFVVPTRFAQLLEDVLAAGYVPIITHPERLTWLDEAHYGWFVDAAFEGAWIQLTADALTGRFGKVARRWSERFLADGLVHLLASDGHDDRHRPPVLSAGRRIAEHWVGADEAERMVLDRPSAVLSNADPLSVVPPPALAEEEARGVSMGVGGGVSGLLKRFFHGASR; encoded by the coding sequence ATGATCGATGTACATTGCCACCTGCTGCCCGGGATCGACGACGGATCGAGCTCGCTTCGGATGTCGCTCGAGATGGCGCGTATCGCCCTCGAGGACGGCATCACCGACACGGTCTGTACGCCGCACATCTATCCCGGTGTTTTTCCCAACGAGCGGGGCGATATTTGCCGTCGCGTCGGCGAGCTCTCGGGTCATTTGAGCGAGGCAGGGATGGCGCTTCGGATCACCCACGGAGCGGACATCCAGATCGTGCCCGAGCTGGTTCAAGGGTTGCGCAGCGGCCGGATGGCGAGCATCAACGATTCGCGCTATTTCTTGTTCGAGCCGCCGCATTTCGTCGTACCCACGCGGTTTGCGCAGTTGTTGGAGGATGTGCTTGCGGCCGGCTATGTCCCCATCATCACCCATCCGGAGCGACTGACCTGGCTGGACGAGGCGCATTACGGGTGGTTCGTCGATGCCGCCTTCGAAGGGGCTTGGATCCAGCTCACCGCGGATGCCTTGACCGGGCGTTTCGGCAAGGTTGCGAGGCGCTGGTCCGAGCGCTTTCTGGCGGATGGTCTGGTGCATCTGCTGGCGAGCGACGGGCACGACGATCGTCATCGTCCGCCGGTGCTGAGTGCCGGACGGCGGATCGCCGAGCACTGGGTGGGGGCGGACGAGGCCGAGCGGATGGTGCTCGATCGGCCGAGTGCGGTGCTGTCGAATGCGGATCCGCTCTCGGTCGTTCCTCCACCGGCCTTGGCCGAAGAAGAGGCGAGAGGGGTCTCGATGGGCGTCGGGGGTGGTGTGTCGGGTCTGCTGAAGCGATTTTTCCATGGCGCGTCGCGATAG
- a CDS encoding O-antigen ligase, whose translation MAFAPLLRGGYAPAATLVLQWLGLALLMVTAWRSKPLHLRGMEVVFLCLLFGIPLLYLLPLPAGLAQWLPGRELYLQAESLLGGEAQSAQRLAVSPLASESSWLILIVPIAVYVATRALSEQMQTRLVYFFFAVVLAQVLIALFQFATAGGMSYAIVDLLARAGASGTFVNRNHLAGMIEMALPLALALFLYDFGGRYKKSRRAVGLRERAIAVLSSTNRPSLIFLLLAVLFAIGIIVTRSRTGIMMAMLGILLTTLLFSRRVGGSGTFGLMGQFITIGVGVAIFLGLAPVLDRFSVAELEGDARWPIAVSTFDAAGRLLPFGSGPGTYPDVFVLYQPVELGRWFINYAHNDYLQTLFEMGLLGLALVAVFLVLYLAQWPRLASSEQWSRYRSLQIGAGIAMLLLLAHSVTDNNLRNPANMAYFAMLAALFFSPPGLPKLADRPRRRPRRTVTLAEANLASSRPEANERQVKPEDPEQAAPRPRNPFMD comes from the coding sequence GTGGCATTTGCGCCTCTGTTGCGCGGGGGGTATGCGCCCGCGGCGACCCTGGTGCTGCAGTGGCTCGGGTTGGCTTTGTTGATGGTCACGGCGTGGCGGTCGAAGCCTCTTCATCTGCGTGGGATGGAGGTCGTATTCCTGTGCCTGTTGTTCGGTATCCCGCTGCTGTATCTGCTGCCGCTGCCGGCGGGGTTGGCGCAGTGGCTGCCGGGCCGGGAGCTGTATCTGCAGGCCGAGTCTCTGCTCGGGGGCGAGGCGCAGTCGGCGCAGCGGCTGGCGGTGTCTCCGCTGGCCAGTGAGTCGAGTTGGCTGATCCTGATCGTGCCGATTGCGGTCTATGTCGCGACCCGCGCGCTCTCCGAGCAGATGCAAACGCGGTTGGTCTATTTCTTTTTTGCGGTCGTACTGGCGCAGGTCCTGATCGCACTCTTTCAGTTTGCGACCGCGGGCGGCATGAGCTATGCGATCGTCGACCTTCTGGCGCGGGCGGGGGCATCGGGGACCTTTGTTAACCGGAACCATCTCGCCGGCATGATCGAGATGGCGCTGCCGCTCGCGTTGGCGCTGTTTCTGTACGATTTCGGCGGACGCTATAAGAAGAGTCGCCGCGCGGTAGGGCTACGCGAGCGCGCGATCGCGGTGTTGAGCTCGACGAATCGCCCCAGCTTGATCTTTCTGTTGCTGGCGGTGCTGTTTGCGATCGGGATCATCGTGACGCGCTCGCGGACCGGGATCATGATGGCGATGCTGGGCATCTTGCTGACCACCCTCCTCTTCTCGCGGCGCGTCGGCGGGAGCGGAACCTTTGGTTTGATGGGGCAGTTCATCACGATCGGCGTCGGCGTGGCGATCTTTCTCGGACTGGCGCCGGTGTTGGATCGCTTCTCGGTGGCCGAGTTGGAGGGCGATGCGCGCTGGCCGATCGCGGTGTCGACCTTCGATGCGGCCGGGCGTTTGCTCCCGTTCGGCAGTGGACCCGGGACCTATCCGGACGTCTTCGTGCTCTATCAGCCGGTCGAGCTGGGGCGCTGGTTCATCAATTACGCCCACAACGACTATCTTCAGACGCTGTTCGAGATGGGGTTGCTCGGGCTCGCGTTGGTGGCGGTCTTTCTGGTGCTCTATCTCGCGCAGTGGCCGCGCTTGGCGAGCTCGGAGCAGTGGTCCCGCTATCGGTCGTTGCAGATCGGTGCCGGGATTGCGATGTTGCTGCTGCTGGCGCACAGTGTGACGGACAACAACCTGCGCAATCCCGCGAATATGGCCTACTTCGCGATGTTGGCGGCGCTTTTCTTCAGTCCTCCGGGGTTGCCCAAGCTGGCCGATCGTCCGCGAAGGCGCCCGCGCCGCACGGTGACCTTGGCCGAGGCCAATCTGGCATCGAGCCGACCGGAGGCGAATGAGCGTCAGGTCAAGCCCGAGGATCCCGAGCAGGCCGCGCCCCGACCACGCAATCCGTTCATGGATTGA
- a CDS encoding DnaJ domain-containing protein, giving the protein MAHLDAVLAWLIQPERPSSRPLDEAIRAAGLTREQAVERAYSLFDELLLGMPVEAPEETLGLKGETDPGVIKQRYRRLIAIYHPDRHPARSADLNRRTERINRAYRQLMQRHAGGDADWTGGAARARSSRPSVRVSLVPPAWTAPAEDSGRRPPRGWHVRSLSGAPVRRDASLIQRRLIQAMLLGCAALLAILLLEEDSAGEAQGARSAVVAQPIVATVVPAVEPPPVPMGSSLVPLKSSDPFAQPIAATVAQAVEPPPVPMGSSLVPLKSSDPFAQPIGATVAQAVEPPPVPMGSSLVPLKSPDPFAETAPEVVAPASVSPLEVLFASQPAPEPAPEPAPEPEPPPEVPALASISPLEGVLASEPSSEPAPERKPAPVPASAPPRARPVVETPALRATAPALPAVPPIAKATAPPKTLQAPGSVGMDACAGVSGVLGRFQQAYQAGSADRLANLFTPNARERDAVGRASIRRLYADWFSSTSGRSISFAGASTQSVGKDLCRIRVRFDVGYRDAKGHARSQTGQIRALFKRDGGRTLIQELTH; this is encoded by the coding sequence ATGGCGCATCTGGACGCCGTGCTGGCTTGGTTGATCCAGCCCGAGAGGCCGTCCTCGCGCCCGCTCGATGAGGCGATCCGGGCGGCCGGCCTGACGCGTGAGCAGGCGGTGGAGCGGGCCTACAGTCTCTTCGACGAGCTGTTGCTCGGCATGCCTGTGGAGGCGCCGGAGGAGACCCTGGGGCTCAAGGGCGAGACGGACCCCGGGGTGATCAAGCAACGCTATCGGCGTTTGATCGCGATCTATCATCCGGACCGCCACCCCGCGCGCTCGGCCGATCTGAATCGGCGCACCGAGCGCATCAACCGGGCCTATCGGCAGTTGATGCAGCGACACGCGGGTGGCGACGCGGACTGGACGGGCGGCGCGGCGCGTGCTCGTTCGTCTCGCCCGTCGGTCAGGGTGTCGCTCGTTCCGCCGGCTTGGACGGCTCCCGCGGAGGATTCGGGGCGGCGCCCGCCTCGTGGTTGGCATGTGCGGTCGCTGTCGGGCGCGCCGGTGCGGCGCGATGCATCGCTCATACAGCGGCGCTTGATCCAGGCGATGCTTCTCGGTTGTGCTGCCCTGCTGGCGATCTTGCTGCTGGAGGAGGATTCGGCCGGCGAGGCGCAGGGGGCTCGGTCTGCGGTCGTCGCACAGCCGATCGTCGCGACGGTTGTGCCGGCCGTCGAGCCGCCGCCGGTGCCGATGGGGTCGTCGCTGGTTCCGTTGAAGTCGTCTGATCCCTTCGCGCAGCCGATCGCCGCGACCGTTGCGCAGGCCGTCGAGCCGCCGCCGGTGCCGATGGGGTCGTCGCTGGTTCCGCTGAAGTCGTCTGATCCCTTCGCGCAGCCGATTGGTGCGACCGTTGCGCAGGCCGTCGAGCCGCCGCCGGTGCCGATGGGGTCGTCTCTGGTCCCGCTGAAGTCGCCTGATCCCTTCGCGGAGACGGCGCCCGAGGTGGTGGCCCCCGCGTCGGTCTCGCCTCTCGAGGTTCTTTTCGCGTCCCAGCCTGCGCCAGAGCCTGCGCCAGAGCCTGCGCCAGAGCCAGAGCCTCCGCCCGAGGTGCCGGCCCTCGCATCGATCTCTCCTCTCGAAGGCGTTCTCGCATCCGAGCCTTCGTCCGAGCCAGCGCCGGAGCGAAAGCCTGCGCCCGTGCCGGCGTCCGCACCACCGCGGGCCCGGCCGGTTGTCGAGACGCCTGCGCTTCGAGCGACTGCCCCGGCGTTGCCGGCAGTCCCGCCGATCGCCAAGGCGACAGCGCCGCCGAAGACGCTTCAAGCCCCGGGGTCAGTCGGCATGGATGCGTGTGCCGGGGTATCCGGAGTCCTCGGGCGGTTTCAGCAGGCTTATCAGGCCGGTTCTGCGGATCGGTTGGCCAATCTCTTCACCCCTAATGCGCGGGAGCGGGATGCCGTCGGGCGAGCCTCGATCCGGCGGCTCTACGCCGATTGGTTCTCGAGCACCAGCGGACGCAGCATCAGCTTCGCGGGGGCCTCCACTCAGTCGGTCGGGAAGGATCTGTGTCGCATCCGGGTGCGATTCGATGTCGGATATCGCGATGCGAAAGGGCATGCGCGCAGCCAAACGGGTCAGATCAGGGCGTTGTTCAAACGTGATGGCGGACGGACGTTGATCCAGGAGCTGACCCATTGA
- a CDS encoding DUF6399 domain-containing protein encodes MARHARVLLRHRDRQGRGPRTIPGAGSGGPRAAHPRHLPRARRRPQHRGRDPTPRAGGEYRVARRPAARRSSAAASRARRPDGTTAAERFFGRTHPALFEELLLRVPLPPRPRRRRPRPPKLPYLMPVAA; translated from the coding sequence GTGGCTCGCCACGCTCGCGTTCTTCTTCGCCACCGTGACCGCCAGGGTCGAGGCCCTCGCACTATCCCCGGAGCTGGAAGCGGCGGTCCTCGAGCAGCTCATCCCCGGCATCTACCTCGAGCGCGTCGCCGCCCGCAGCACCGCGGCCGAGACCCGACACCGCGTGCAGGCGGCGAGTACCGCGTTGCTCGACGTCCTGCGGCGCGCCGATCATCCGCTGCAGCGTCTCGCGCCCGCCGTCCCGACGGCACGACCGCCGCCGAGCGCTTCTTCGGGCGGACACATCCCGCACTGTTCGAGGAGCTTCTCCTGCGTGTGCCCTTGCCGCCGCGACCGCGACGCCGACGGCCACGCCCGCCGAAACTACCCTATCTGATGCCGGTCGCGGCCTGA
- a CDS encoding IS110 family transposase has product MNTAGIDVAHKTLALAVSTEEKLGKVREFANTPSGHAALIKRLARCAGGAGVPGGDRQLSPDLALAIDAAGLALMVLNPKAAKRFAEALQTRNKSDAVDAGVLAQFARRMPFEPWRRPATEALELRACARRLEALVVDRTRAKNQLHALLQSTTTPAVVLDDVRLSIHQYTARIDALRDWADARISADEELAQVYRLLTGIPGIAAASAIQLMGELLVLPEDMRAKQWVALAGLDPRQSTSGTSVNKPPRLSKAGNAHLRKALFMPALSAARHEPHVNSYYTHLIEARGLKKIQAICAVMRKLLHAIYAMLKHRQAFDGSRFCLLREAAA; this is encoded by the coding sequence ATGAATACAGCCGGAATCGATGTGGCCCACAAGACCCTGGCGCTGGCCGTCAGCACCGAGGAGAAGCTCGGCAAGGTCCGCGAGTTTGCCAACACACCAAGCGGTCATGCCGCGCTGATTAAGCGCCTTGCAAGGTGCGCGGGTGGAGCGGGTGTGCCTGGAGGCGACCGGCAGCTATCACCTGACCTGGCGCTGGCCATCGATGCGGCCGGGTTGGCGCTCATGGTGCTCAACCCCAAGGCCGCCAAGCGCTTTGCCGAGGCATTGCAGACGCGCAACAAGAGCGATGCGGTCGATGCCGGGGTGCTGGCGCAGTTTGCCCGGCGCATGCCGTTCGAGCCATGGCGGCGCCCGGCGACCGAGGCACTGGAGCTGCGCGCCTGCGCCCGGCGCCTGGAGGCGTTGGTGGTCGATCGCACGCGGGCGAAGAATCAACTCCACGCGCTGCTGCAAAGCACGACCACGCCGGCCGTGGTGCTGGATGACGTGCGCCTGAGCATCCACCAGTACACCGCCCGGATTGATGCCCTGCGTGACTGGGCCGATGCGCGCATCAGCGCCGACGAGGAGCTTGCGCAGGTCTACCGGCTGCTCACCGGCATCCCCGGCATCGCCGCCGCCAGCGCCATCCAGCTCATGGGTGAGCTGCTGGTGCTGCCCGAGGACATGCGTGCCAAGCAATGGGTCGCCCTGGCCGGACTGGATCCGCGCCAGAGCACCTCGGGCACCAGCGTGAACAAACCCCCGCGCCTGAGTAAGGCCGGCAACGCCCACCTGCGCAAGGCGCTGTTCATGCCCGCGCTGAGCGCCGCGCGCCATGAACCGCACGTCAACAGCTACTACACGCATCTCATCGAAGCGCGCGGCCTGAAGAAGATTCAGGCCATCTGCGCGGTCATGCGCAAATTGCTGCATGCCATCTATGCCATGCTCAAGCACCGCCAAGCGTTCGACGGCAGCCGCTTCTGCTTGCTTCGCGAGGCCGCGGCATGA
- a CDS encoding polysaccharide biosynthesis tyrosine autokinase, whose amino-acid sequence MNDFSNSPYPRLPPPGGGPMVAGPASGALDYPRGPVFQDLGDEGEGLDLKRYLAILLYRKWLLIFAVLLALIAGLFYTVREPPVYRAKATVQATPPSGSPFGFTDLSAIASARNFAGDQLQLLRSTVLAERAAQTLSLDLAPEPKRDDAALTFFDELQQQLTQWWHARQGRAEPTELDEQRDRLLDDPLASNQAVVATRIRSTLVATPVRDTNLIQLSMEGEDPRAITAMLNAVAKTFVSFQTERRSDDATSTLTFYEQQIQRIRVQLEDAERQLTDYARSKDLVHVDNMLGHSQTEFGALRERLGDAERNLFQAEAKMRAMNEIDAQGSSDFLGSAVIQSLKTRRGELQDEYQRKLEVFLPEYPAMVQLRSQIEAIDGQIAAEVDSISRSLRIEYETSLKERQLLTDRAEEARLELLKLRDETVDYSALTRSRDTLQAMYNGLLSRVTEAELVSGIAHDNIRIVDLATVPAKPFKPDLNKNLLASAFLGLVLGVLLILLLEHLDDSYKSNDEVEKETGSPVLGSLPFIDTSTGVQSSANLALSVANDPKGPLAEASRSLRTSLMFSTAEGAPRVLHFTSASPGEGKSFSCVSIAASFTQSGSTVLCIDCDLRNPSLHGIFDVPNDAGLTNYLAGDISPAEIAQATSVEGLFVISSGPMPPNPVELLSSGKMMNLLKLAAERFDYVLLDGPPVIGLADALVLSRMAGSSLLVIDKAKSTRTTVKEGLKRMRGSQARIIGVVLQKVGQPGQRGYGYGYGYGYGYGYRYQYQYLYGYGQDHDERSPG is encoded by the coding sequence ATGAACGATTTTTCGAATTCGCCCTATCCGCGATTACCGCCGCCCGGCGGTGGCCCGATGGTTGCCGGACCCGCGTCCGGGGCTCTCGACTATCCGCGCGGCCCGGTGTTTCAGGACCTCGGCGACGAGGGGGAGGGGCTGGATCTCAAGCGTTATCTGGCGATCCTGCTCTATCGTAAGTGGCTGCTTATCTTCGCCGTGCTGCTGGCCTTGATCGCCGGGCTCTTCTATACCGTCCGCGAGCCGCCGGTGTATCGCGCCAAGGCGACGGTTCAGGCGACGCCCCCTTCCGGAAGCCCGTTTGGATTCACCGATCTTTCGGCCATTGCATCGGCGCGCAACTTCGCCGGCGACCAACTGCAACTCCTGCGCAGCACCGTTTTGGCCGAGCGTGCCGCGCAGACCTTGAGCTTGGATCTCGCGCCTGAACCCAAACGGGACGACGCCGCGCTGACCTTCTTCGACGAGCTGCAACAACAGTTGACGCAATGGTGGCATGCACGTCAAGGACGTGCGGAACCGACGGAGCTGGACGAACAGCGCGACCGTCTTCTGGACGATCCGTTGGCGTCCAATCAGGCCGTCGTGGCGACGCGGATCAGAAGCACCCTGGTGGCCACCCCGGTGCGCGACACCAATCTTATTCAATTGAGCATGGAGGGGGAGGATCCACGGGCCATTACGGCCATGTTGAACGCGGTTGCCAAGACCTTTGTCAGTTTTCAAACCGAGCGTCGGAGCGATGACGCCACCTCGACCCTGACCTTTTACGAGCAGCAGATCCAACGCATCCGCGTGCAGTTGGAGGATGCGGAGCGCCAGTTGACGGACTATGCGCGCAGCAAGGATCTGGTCCATGTCGACAACATGCTCGGGCATTCGCAGACCGAGTTCGGGGCACTGCGCGAACGGCTCGGCGATGCGGAGCGCAACCTCTTTCAAGCCGAAGCCAAGATGCGCGCGATGAACGAGATCGATGCGCAAGGCAGCTCGGACTTTCTGGGGAGCGCGGTTATTCAGTCGCTGAAGACCCGCCGCGGCGAGCTTCAAGATGAATATCAGCGCAAGCTCGAGGTCTTCCTGCCGGAGTATCCGGCGATGGTGCAGCTTCGCAGCCAGATCGAGGCGATCGACGGACAGATTGCGGCCGAGGTCGATTCGATCTCGCGCAGCCTTCGTATCGAGTACGAAACCAGCCTCAAGGAGCGCCAGCTCCTCACCGACCGCGCCGAAGAGGCTCGCTTGGAGCTCTTGAAGCTCCGCGACGAAACGGTCGACTACAGCGCACTGACCCGCTCGCGCGATACGCTCCAAGCCATGTACAACGGGCTACTGTCGCGGGTGACGGAGGCGGAGCTGGTCTCCGGCATCGCGCATGACAACATCCGCATCGTCGATCTGGCGACGGTACCGGCGAAGCCCTTCAAACCGGATCTCAACAAGAACCTGCTGGCGTCGGCCTTCCTGGGTCTGGTGCTGGGCGTGCTCTTGATCCTCTTGCTCGAGCATCTCGATGACTCCTACAAGTCCAACGACGAGGTCGAGAAGGAGACCGGGAGCCCCGTGCTCGGAAGCCTGCCGTTCATCGATACCTCCACGGGGGTGCAATCCTCGGCCAACCTGGCCCTCAGTGTCGCGAACGATCCGAAGGGACCTTTGGCCGAGGCCAGTCGCTCGCTGCGGACCTCGCTGATGTTCTCGACCGCGGAGGGTGCGCCGCGCGTGTTGCACTTCACCAGCGCATCTCCGGGTGAAGGCAAGTCCTTTAGTTGTGTCAGTATCGCGGCGTCCTTCACGCAGAGCGGCAGTACCGTGCTCTGTATCGACTGTGATCTGCGTAACCCGTCGCTGCACGGCATCTTCGATGTGCCCAACGACGCGGGCCTGACCAATTATCTCGCCGGGGATATCAGCCCGGCGGAGATTGCGCAGGCGACGAGCGTCGAGGGTCTCTTTGTGATCTCGAGCGGGCCTATGCCGCCGAATCCGGTCGAGCTGCTCTCCAGCGGCAAGATGATGAATCTACTCAAGCTGGCGGCGGAGCGTTTCGACTATGTGTTGCTCGATGGCCCGCCGGTGATCGGGCTCGCGGATGCCTTGGTGCTCTCGCGCATGGCCGGCTCGAGCCTGTTGGTGATCGATAAGGCCAAGAGCACGCGCACCACGGTGAAGGAGGGTCTGAAACGGATGCGCGGCAGTCAGGCACGCATCATCGGTGTCGTGCTGCAAAAGGTGGGTCAGCCTGGACAGCGTGGTTACGGCTACGGCTATGGCTATGGCTATGGCTATGGATATCGGTACCAATACCAGTACCTCTACGGCTATGGACAGGATCACGATGAGCGGTCACCGGGCTAG